A single window of Plasmodium reichenowi strain SY57 chromosome 14, whole genome shotgun sequence DNA harbors:
- a CDS encoding hypothetical protein (conserved Plasmodium protein, unknown function) yields MNCFSCEEISLVANSSFDYNKLDEENIRRELGSITKDYDYNNVNIDTILNYLNYYKKNITNINILCTIKDITICFIKNIEDDIRTFMENNTSNFLNYGSKGFILQNFNVLGSYKYNMYLNNYINIDIGIEYNILNIQEAEHWNYQNFYIYHNRYINILKSFFYKKNFVQYIKEANIHYNLDLSISVRPFINLYKSILVINISKQNKYIGSIHLILYPSNELSDSFYKVYHELCTSTLKKNSNEKGNVNNKVDINNNNNNNNNNITNNKDLGAPYNKELKNTLNGKNCIKNFKEDLKKNEEENKNKVHQPILINFLSTEIFIVPCDNIINECIKKYKNIRNAVKLLKLWCINKKLLYTLPTYENNNYMKFKKKEKYIFKNFFYYNNINSFDLTLLCSYVCYINNLEDTNALDIFHKTIYFISSIDINDHFYSYDKGVFKINNKYDKENIKKLSEKVNNEKKKRNNMNTFLINSTYDIFKNKIHSFIELIEEAKKAIYYLNKKNYFHLFIANNDSYPLNYEEELFFPFLGNNYILNYNFIIGHIKKTLIRALGDRVDEIIFRLVSYEFMEKDNQRNKKMSTSTNKYIQPNYTNDYNIQNDCNDNPKSDVHNNNNNNNNSKYYLLNTFQDVLINKDAITNKIKLKVIEKKMFLGVSFFIKTNNVIRYMDVSKCLYKPEKISTFKKFWKDKVTIRRFENNTIFEVLLWDTPGEYKKKENSTNEYSNKDINSLEETKPCDDKKKKKKKKKKQQQQQLIKNIQDEKRNYNTSNFLFDKLCSELYQDKNSSVHVQIIKYILNKMKFDEEKDLKECFYKQIKNRHLQNNNDFFCYEYMKNKTPYIYFANPIFVKDIYFDYYEWIWECYNEIKSILYNISESFFTICNINSSNDFLKMSDLGYKTKGIQIIDIIIHIKFNNNIYKNGMQYFKNYEIVKNIIKHKLINESNKHITNVEQKNFYIDITFKQFIFRLHIFTSIIIEKDLIQITDMDNLKIETVHNLDKIKEYVYKPLISSFIYYYIMKFSSFHISLKICKLWCISNGIYCYQDFIENILFYIYRQEFKKHSRMNNFYHQKGVHMNNEALTNFWEKYRSWDSTNIMGSMEKDVDNTKMNLNNRCDNRCDNRCDNICDNICDNRCDNICDNICDNICDNRCDNICDNICDNICDNLFDLISDDDNISEEDQSHEEGKKKDGSSILNIQNDVSRKHNNRKNKHSENMKNKSSILNLEKMEKEEDSFLDSFSFSSKNILIKFLRFIINFDWLNNPLIIEYDECDISEEYKTKLINSFITRKKNNKENKKKFWISSIYDPHCILITLPQQSFDIIMNVARITLQNIKEFHRSYDRQSWISLFFMNKKNYDIILQFNKPKDSIIMLKEEIEKASNIGKQEECVDVTLYDNNNDDNNNVDNNNDDSSNMWDDQSVDNSVLNMEDQEYSLDYINNIKKNKNVDICNMLHTLKDYELLHVYKTHLQNFIKDLENKFTSDILILYNPLCFDEVLNINKFKNKMKNKMKNNINKNIHVLNSWAPYIFISLNPHIIKNLDIKHNDKNEEYKNELISKEYIKDIYNTSLSLNNINLLIYYIKNNVKDLLKTIKFTTI; encoded by the coding sequence ATGAACTGCTTTTCTTGTGAAGAAATTTCACTTGTAGCCAATTCTTCGTTTGATTATAATAAGCTTGATGAAGAGAATATTCGAAGGGAACTTGGAAGCATTACAAAAgattatgattataataatgtgaatATAGATACGATACTtaattatttgaattattataagaagaatattacgaatataaatatattatgtactattaaagatataacaatttgttttattaaaaatatagaagaTGATATAAGAACATTTATGGAAAATAATACTAGTAATTTCTTGAATTATGGTTCAAAAggttttattttacaaaaCTTTAATGTTCTTGGAagttataaatataatatgtatttaaataattatattaatatagatataggcatagaatataatattttaaatattcaaGAAGCAGAACATTGGAATTATCAGaacttttatatatatcataataggtatattaatattcttaaatccttcttttataaaaaaaattttgttcaatatataaaagaagcCAACATACATTATAATCTTGATCTTTCGATAAGCGTAAGAccttttattaatttatacaaatctatattagtaataaatattaGTAAACAGAACAAATATATAGGATCTATTCATTTGATTTTGTATCCCTCAAATGAACTTAGCGATTCCTTTTACAAGGTTTACCATGAGTTATGTACATCAACATTGAAGAAAAATTCAAACGAGAAAGgaaatgtaaataataaggtcgatataaataataataataataataataataataacattacaaataataaagacCTTGGTGCCCCTTATAATAAAGAGTTAAAAAATACGTTGAATGGTAAAAATTGTATTAAGAATTTTAAAGAGgacttaaaaaaaaatgaggaagaaaacaaaaataagGTGCACCAAccaattttaataaattttttgagtacagaaatatttattgttccgtgtgataatataattaatgagtgcataaaaaaatacaagAATATTAGAAATGCTGTGAAGCTCTTAAAATTATGgtgtataaataaaaaattattatatacacttcctacatatgaaaataataattatatgaaatttaaaaaaaaggaaaaatatatatttaagaattttttctattataataatattaattctTTTGATTTAACGCTTTTGTGTAGTTATgtatgttatataaataatttagaAGATACAAATGCTCTAGatatttttcataagactatttattttataagtTCAATAGATATAAATGATCATTTTTATTCCTATGATAAAGGtgtatttaaaataaataacaaatatgataaagaaaatataaaaaaattatctGAAAAAgttaataatgaaaaaaaaaaaaggaataatatgaatacaTTCCTTATAAATTCAACgtatgatatatttaagaaTAAGATACATTCATTTATTGAATTAATTGAGGAAGCAAAAAAAGctatttattatttaaataagaaaaattattttcatttatttatagcCAATAATGATTCTTATCCTCTTAATTACGAGgaagaattattttttccttttcttggaaacaattatattttaaattataattttattatagGACATATAAAGAAAACATTAATAAGAGCATTGGGAGATCGAGTTgatgaaataatatttagATTGGTGTCATATGAATTTATGGAAAAAGATAATCAaaggaataaaaaaatgagcacctcaacaaataaatatatccaACCAAACTATACCAATGATTATAACATTCAAAATGATTGTAACGATAATCCCAAAAGTGatgttcataataataataataataataataatagtaagTATTATTTGTTGAACACGTTTCAGGATGTTCTTATTAATAAAGATGCGATaacaaacaaaataaaactTAAAGTtatagaaaagaaaatgttTTTAGGCGTgtccttttttataaaaacaaataatgtTATTAGATATATGGATGTGTCTAAATGTCTATACAAACCGGAAAAAATCTCAACATTCAAAAAATTTTGGAAAGATAAAGTTACCATTAGAAGatttgaaaataatacaatttTTGAAGTATTATTATGGGATACACCAGgagaatataaaaaaaaagagaattCGACAAATGAGTATAGTAATAAGGATATAAATAGTTTAGAGGAGACCAAACCAtgtgatgataaaaaaaaaaaaaaaaaaaaaaaaaaaaaacaacaacaacaacaacttataaaaaatatacaagatgaaaaaagaaactATAATACATCCAACTTCCTATTTGATAAATTATGTAGTGAATTATATCAAGATAAAAATAGTTCTGTACAtgtacaaataataaaatatattttaaataaaatgaaatttgacgaagaaaaagatttaaaagaatgtttttacaaacaaataaaaaataggcatttacaaaataataatgattttttttgttatgaatatatgaaaaataaaacaccatatatatattttgcAAACCCTATATTTgttaaagatatatattttgattattatgaatGGATTTGGGAATGttataatgaaattaaatctatactttataatataagtgaatcattttttacaatatgtaatataaatagtagtaatgattttttaaaaatgtcGGACCTAGGTTATAAAACAAAAGGAATACAAATTattgatataataatacatattaaatttaataataatatatataaaaatggaatgcaatattttaaaaattatgaaatagtaaaaaatataataaaacataagttaataaatgaaagtaataaacatataacCAATGtagaacaaaaaaatttttatattgaCATAACATTTAAACAATTTATATTTAgattacatatttttacaaGTATAATTATTGAAAAAGATTTAATACAAATTACTGATATGGATAATCTCAAAATTGAAACAGTACATAATTTAgataaaattaaagaatatgtttataaacCTTTAATATCTTcctttatttattattatataatgaaattCTCCTCTTTTCATATCtctttaaaaatatgtaaacTCTGGTGTATTTCAAACGGaatatattgttatcaggattttatagaaaacattctattttacatatatagaCAAGAGTTTAAAAAGCATTCTAGAATGAATAATTTCTATCATCAAAAAGGGGTCCATATGAATAATGAGGCTTTAACTAACTTTTGGGAGAAATACCGTTCTTGGGATAGTACAAATATAATGGGTTCTATGGAGAAAGATGTGgataatacaaaaatgaATCTAAATAATAGATGTGATAATAGATGTGATAATAGATGTGACAATATATGTGataatatatgtgataATAGATGTGACAATATATGTGataatatatgtgataatatatgtgataATAGATGTGACAATATATGTGataatatatgtgataatatatgtgataACCTTTTTGATCTTATTTCGGATGATGATAACATAAGTGAGGAGGACCAATCCCATGaagaaggaaaaaaaaaggatgGTAGTAGCATTTTAAATATCCAGAACGATGTCTCAAGAAAACATAACAACAGAAAAAATAAGCATAGCGAAAATATGAAGAACAAGTCATCGATTTtaaatttagaaaaaatggaaaaagAGGAAGATAGCTTTTTAGATAGTTTTTCGTTTTCTTcaaagaatattttaattaaatttttaagaTTTATCATAAATTTTGATTGGCTTAACAATCCTTTAATTATTGAATATGATGAATGTGATATTAGTGAGGAATATAAAACgaaattaattaattcttttataacaaggaaaaaaaataacaaggaaaacaaaaaaaaattttggATAAGTTCAATATATGATCCACATTGTATATTGATAACATTACCTCAACAATCAtttgatataataatgaatgTAGCAAGAATTActttacaaaatataaaggaaTTCCATCGTTCCTATGACAGACAAAGTTGGATCTCTTTATTCTTTATGAACAAGAAgaattatgatataattttaCAATTTAATAAACCAAAGGATTCTATAATCATGCTGAAAGAGGAAATAGAGAAAGCTTCTAATATAGGAAAGCAAGAGGAATGTGTTGATGTTACATTGTATGATaacaataatgatgataataataatgttgataataataatgatgatagTAGCAATATGTGGGATGATCAGTCTGTAGATAATTCTGTTCTTAATATGGAAGATCAAGAATATAGCCttgattatataaacaatataaaaaaaaataaaaatgtcgatatatgtaatatgCTACATACTTTAAAGGATTATGAATTAttacatgtatataaaacacatttacaaaattttataaaagatttagaaaataaatttacatcagatattttaattttatataatccATTGTGTTTTGATGAAGTgttgaatataaataaatttaaaaacaaaatgaaaaataaaatgaaaaataatataaacaaaaatatacatgTTCTTAATTCATGGGCACcctatatttttatatcattaaatcctcatataataaaaaatttagatataaaacataatgataaaaatgaagaatataaaaatgaattaatcagcaaggaatatataaaagatatttataatacatCTTTATCattgaataatattaatttgttaatatattacataaaaaataatgttaaagatttattaaagacaattaaatttacaacaatataa
- a CDS encoding ERAD-associated E3 ubiquitin-protein ligase HRD1, putative, translating to IIYNFFLMVFIVLCKLLLNVFIGELRYLEVEQLIDNARAFIMDTILFLVLSKPTINGKEVSSIILIKYLSIIVILKAYHLVLYSRVSNIFELGVPRTRVLVKLFIFMCLLSIANLTLFTYFYKNSLKNSTMYLWLFFECLSIFESCQISICKFFVNVIDLRSPNGLSSKATILFFLDILHDIMSLIIFLVFILVFVLNNFSNLPLHMTADIIHVVKTLISRFKSFQKYRELTKNIETKFANATEEELKEAGTCIICRDDLKEGSKKLSCSHIFHVDCLKSWFIQQQTCPICRTEIKPYAKNEQNKSENDTTQKEKQEEKIEQPNIQEIITKPNFLINDQPVYLNDTNVLATLNINQQYYPPINKNINTNEQIKILMDLCNYYRELSLVCLKEIDKINHSSIPANVMLRNIYGSIHYNILNNMEDDEVQKYLNKISHIPQMKGLKEYLEKVLITDMKYTKDICSSL from the exons ataatttataatttttttttaatggTGTTTATAGTATTATGTAAATTACTATTAAACGTTTTTATTGGGGAACTCAGATACTTAGAAGTCGAACAACTTATAGATAACGCCCGGGCTTTTATAATGGACACCATCTTATTTCTAGTGTTATCTAAACCTACGATAAATGGTAAAGAGGTTTCCTCcataattttaattaaatatttatctatCATTGTTATCCTTAAGGCATATCACTTGGTCTTATATTCTCGAGTTTCAAAT ATATTTGAATTGGGTGTACCTAGAACACGAGTTTTAGTTAAACtgttcatttttatgtGCCTACTTTCAATAGCAAATTTAACGTTGTtcacatatttttataagaatTCCTTAAAAAATTCGACCATGTATTTATGGTTATTTTTTGAATGCTTAAGTATATTTGAGTCATGTCAAATATCCatatgtaaattttttgttaacGTAATTGATTTGAGATCTCCAAATGGGTTGTCCTCAAAAGCAAccattttgttttttctaGATATCTTACATGATATTATGAGTttaatcatatttttaGTTTTCATACTGGTATTTGTTTTAAACAATTTCAGTAATTTACCTTTACATATGACAGCAGATATTATACATGTCGTAAAAACACTCATTTCAAGATTTAAATcttttcaaaaatatagaGAACTCACCAAAAATATAGAAACAAAATTCGCAAATGCAACAGAAgaagaattaaaagaaGCTGGTACATGTATCATATGTAGAGATGATTTAAAAGAAGGTTCCAAAAAATTATCCTGCTCACACATTTTTCATGTAGACTGTTTAAAATCATGGTTTATACAACAACAAACATGTCCTATATGTAGAACGGAAATCAAACCATACGCAAAGAACgaacaaaataaatcaGAAAATGATACAACACAAAAGGAAAAacaagaagaaaaaattgaaCAACCTAACATACAGGAAATAATTACAAAACCGAACTTTCTTATAAACGATCAACCTGTGTATTTAAATGACACAAATGTTCTGGCTACCTTAAATATCAATCAACAATACTATCCACccataaataaaaatattaatacaaacgagcaaataaaaatattgatggacttg tGCAATTATTATCGGGAACTAAGTTTGGTTTGCCTAAAAGAAattgataaaataaatcataGTTCTATACCAGCAAATGTAATGTTAAGAAACATATATGGATCtatacattataatatattaaataatatggaaGATGATGAGGTgcaaaaatatttaaataagaTTTCTCATATACCTCAAATGAAAGGTTTGAAGGAATATTTAGAGAAAGTTTTAATTACAGATATGAAATATACAAAAGATATATgttcatcattataa